The following coding sequences are from one Acipenser ruthenus chromosome 7, fAciRut3.2 maternal haplotype, whole genome shotgun sequence window:
- the LOC117415982 gene encoding U1 small nuclear ribonucleoprotein 70 kDa-like, whose protein sequence is MTAQRAKESRRQRMKDMGKGKDKEKDKDKDMGQDKDKDKDKEEGEGDPSSSSSSSGSGGEGKPKAGLEEQKNKEKRKGCKASLPLSVQSLIQPIVDLQKQHFAA, encoded by the exons ATGACTGCACAAAG GGCAAAGGAGAGCAGAAGACAAAGAATG AAGGACATGGGCAAGGGCAAGGACAAGGAAaaggacaaggacaaggacaTGGGCCaggacaaggacaaggacaaggacaaggaAGAGGGCGAGGGCGACCCTAGTTCCAGCTCCAGCTCGTCAGGCAGTGGTGGGGAAGGAAAG CCTAAAGCTGGACTCGAGGAACAGAAgaacaaggaaaaaagaaaaggatgcaAAGCAAGTCTACCCCTTTCAGTGCAGAGCTTAATCCAGCCCATTGTAGACCTGCAGAAACAGCACTTTGCAGCTTGA